The region CGCTGTACTTCATCATGACCGGCGAGACCTTCGACGGGCGCCGGGCCGAGGGGATGCGGCTGGTCAACGAGGCGGTGCCGGCCGAGCGGCTGCGCGAGCGCACCCGCGAGCTCGCGCTCAAACTCGCCTCGACGAACCCGGTCGTGCTCCGCGCGGCGAAGGTCGGCTACAAGATCGCCCGGGAGATGCCCTGGGAACAGGCCGAGGACTACCTCTACGCCAAGCTGGAGCAGTCGCAGTTCCTCGACGCCGAGCGCGGCCGGGAGAAGGGCATGGCGCAGTTCCTGGACGACAAGTCCTACCGGCCGGGGCTCTCGGCCTACTCGACCGACTGACCTGCGCGGGAGGCGCGACGATGCGTGACGAGGGACTGGGCTCCTGGCCGGCGCGGCGGGCGCGGATGACCCCGGGCCGGGTGGCGCTGGTGCAGGGCGAACGCCGGGACACCTACGCCGACCTGGCCCGCCGCACCGCCGCGCTCGCGCGGGGGCTGCGCGGGCTCGGGGTGCGGCGCGGCGACCGGGTCGGCTACCTGGGCCCCAACCACCCTGCCTACCTGGAGACGCTGTTCGCCTCGGCCTCGCTCGGGGCGGTGTTCGTGCCGGTCAACACCCGGCTGGCGGCGGCCGAGCTGGCCTACGTCCTGGCCGATGCGGGGGTGTCGGTCCTCGTCCACACCGCCGCGGCGGGGCACCTGGTCGACGCCGCGGCGTCGCCGGTGCTCCGCGAGCGCCTCGTGGTCGACGAGGACAGCTACGAGGACGTGGCGGGCGGGACGGGCGAGCCGGTCGCCGAGCCCGTCGGCCTCGACGACCCCTGCCTGATCATGTACACCTCGGGGAGCACCGGGCGGCCGAAGGGCGCGGTGCTCAGCCACGGCAACCTGACGTGGAACTGCGTCAACGTCCTGGTGGAGTCGGACCTCTCCGGCTCCGAGGTCGCACTCGTGGCGGCCCCGCTGTTTCACACCGCCGCCCTCGGCATGACCTGCCTGCCGACGCTGCTCAAGGGCGGCACCGTCGTGCTCATGGAATCCTTCGAGCCCGCCGTGGCGCTCGAGCTGATCGCCCGGCATCGCGTCACCCTGCTGTTCGGGGTGCCGACGATGTACGACGCGATCGCCGCGCAGCCGAGCTGGGAGAGCGCGGACCTCTCCAGCGTGCGCACGCTGCTCTGCGGCGGGTCCCCGGTCCCGGACGCGACGATCCGCCGCTACCTGGACCGCGGCCTGGTGTTCGTCCAGGGGTACGGGATGACCGAGACATCGCCGGGGGTGCTCATCCTCGACCCGGACGCGGTCCGGACGAAGGCGGGTACCGCGGGTGTCCCGTCCTTCTTCACCGACGTGTCGGTGGTCGATCCGTCCGGGAACCCCGTGGCCGCGGGGGAACGCGGCGAGATCGTGGTGCGGGGACCGAACGTCATGCTCGGCTACTGGAACCAGCCCGACGCCACCGACGAGGCCCTCTCGGGCGGGTGGATGCACTCCGGGGACGTCGCCACCGTGGACGAGGACGGATACATCACCATCGTCGACCGGATCAAGGACCTGATCATCTCGGGTGGGGAGAACGTCTACCCCGCCGAGGTGGAGTCCGCTCTGTACGAGCACCCCGCCGTGGAGCTGTGCGCGGTCGTCGGAGTACCCGACCCGAAATGGGGGGAGGTCCCGCGCGCGGCGGTGGTCCTGCGCCCGGGGGCCGGCGCCACGGCCGATGAGCTCCGCGACCACCTGCGCCGCCACCTCGCCGCCTACAAGGTGCCCAAGCAGGTCGACTTCTGGGACGACCTGCCGCGCACCGGGGCCGGGAAGATCCGCAAGCAGGCCGTGCGCGAGAGGTTGGCGTGACACCCGGGTTCGCGGCGGAGCCGGTGCGGGATGATCGGGCGGTGTCGCGCGATGGCCTGACGGAGCCGCTCACCCTCTACCTGGTCAAGCGCCTGGAGCAGGTGATCCGGGCGCGGATGGACGAGGCGTTGCGCCCGCACGGCCTGACGACGCTGCAGTTCACCGCGCTCACCGCGCTGCGCCGCCGGGACGGGCTCTCCTCGGCCCAGCTCGCCCGGCGCTCGTTCGTGACTCCCCAGACGATGAACGAGATGGTGCGCTGGCTGGAGAAGCACGGGCACATCGAACGCCGGCGCGACCCGGACAACCGGCGCGTCCTGCTGATCACCCTCACCGAGTCCGGGCGGTCGCTGCTGCGGCGGTGCGATCCGCTGGTCGAGGCGATCGAGGCCGAGATGCTGGGTGCGGTCCCCGCGGTCCAGCACCCGCTGTTCCGCCAGAGCCTGCAACTCGGCTACACCGCCCTGAGCGCGGTGGACCGAGCGGAATCCGCTGGTACCTGACCGACCCCGAACCCCGGTGGCTGTTGAGGGAGGTCAGCTCGCTGGGCAGACCGGACGGGTCGGGGCGGGAACGGGCAGGGGCGCGCGTTCGGCGTCGGTGAAGCCGCGGTGACCGATGGCTTCGCAGAGGCCGCGCTGCCACACGGCGGGGTCCAGTGCCAGCGGCCCGCCGACGCCGTCCTCGTCGGCGTAGAGGACGGTGCTGCCGTCCCTGGAGGCGCTGATGAACGAGTACGGGGTGGTTTGCCTGCTGCCGTCGGGGCGGCCGAACTCGTAGGAGTCGACGGGCGGCGGAGTGCCGATCTCGTAGATGCGCACGGCGTTGTTGGCCGCGATCAGGTAGCGGCCGTCCGGCATGAACCCCGCGTACCACGGGGTTCCGCCGATGTCGGTGAGGCTGTAGAGCGGGCCGATGTCCCTGCGGGGCGGGTCGCGTCGCCACAGTTCGACGACGCTCCCTTGGCGGAGCAGGGCGAAAGCGCGGCCATCGCGGTCGAACTGGACGCCGAGGTGATCGGCGGCGGTCACGGTTCCGGTGACGCGTCCGGTGGTCAGATCGACGATGCGGATGGTCGGGTCGCCGAAGATGGTCACCGCGAGCTGGTTCTCGGCCGGGTAGACGCGGATGCCCATTCGCTGCTCGGGTGGTGTCCCATCGCTCGCGGGAGGCAGCAGGGTGGCGGCGTCGAAGCGTGCGAGCTGACTGCCGGTGCGCGGATCCCACTGCTGCACTTGCGTTCCCGAGTAGGTCACCAGGTTTCCGTGGTCCCGAGCGGAGCCGCACGACCATCACCGGCCACCACATGCGCACAGGTCAGCGCATACCGCTCGGCGACCAGGAAACCCAGCCCCGCGGCCCGGCCCGCCGGATCGAACACCCGCAGCACTGCCGCGTCCAGAACCCCGGCCCCGGAACCAGAAACCGCCACTTCCCGCCTCCGCCGCTCACCAGTGCCGTCGGAAGACCACGCGAGTTCCCCGGGCACCGAAGTGATCTAGCTGGTCAACGCCAGGTCAACTGCGGTCCCGTCGTGGCCGAACGGCTGAGTTCGCGGGCAGAGCCATCCGACTGGAGTAGCCGACGGTGATGCGAGCAGATCGGCGGATGGCGTGCTCTGCGCCTTGGTCAGCGCGCTACGTAAGCGCTCATGAGGGCCTGGACCTCGTAGACGTCGACTCCCTTGCCGAACTGCTTCGTGATCGGTTCGGGTGTGCCGGAAAGCCAGATCTTCAGCTCGGCGTCGAGGTCGAAGGTGCCGGCGGTCTCGACGGAGAAGTGGGTGATGCTGCGGTACGGGATCGAGTGGTACTCGACCTTGCGGCCGGTCATGCCCTGCTTGTCGACGAGGATCAGGCGCCGGTCGGTGAAGAGGAACGAGTCCCGGATCAACTGGTAGGCGGCATGGACCTCCTCCCTCGGCGCCAGCAGGCGCCCGAACTCCTGCGCCGCCACCTGGGGTTCGACGCGCGAGGCGTTGCCCATCATTCCGTCGAAAAGTCCCATGCACGCACTCCTTGACGTAGATCCGATGCCGTGCGACCACAGTAACCGGAACGTCGGATGTCCGACATCGACCCTCGTCGGGGGCTGATGCCGAGTCCCGTTCAGCCGAGGTCAGGGAAGTGCCTCGATTCGCTCCATGTGTTCCTCGCCCCATTCTCCGAGGGGCGCGAGCGCGGTGTTGAGGGAGTGGCCGAACTCGGTCAGCGAGTACTCCACCTTGGGCGGAACCTGGTGGTGGACCTCGCGGTGCACCAGGCCGCCGGCCTCCATCTCCCGGAGCTGCAGGATCAGCATCCTTTCGCTGATGCCGGGCACCACGCGCCTCAACTCCCCGAAGCGCAGCGGTCCTTCGCCGAGCGAGAACAGGACCAAGCCCTTCCACTTGCCGCCCATGACGGCGATGGCGGCGTCGAGTCCGCACGTATAGGTCCGCTTGGACATCAGCGCGCTCCTACTGACAAGAATGTGGGAACCGAACAGAATTGTAGGTACTTGATCGAATGTGCGCGGTCTTCCAGGATGAAAAAGGGCACCGCGCCGGAAGATTCTGTCCGTGATTTCCGTGGCTGCCCGACGATCCGACTGCTGACTGGAGTGACGCATGACCGGGGACGACCGCACACCTGTGACCGTCATCGGCCTGGGTTCGATGGGCCGGGCGCTGGCCCGGGCACCCGACGACGGTGTGGAACCGCACGCCGTCCAAGGCCGCGACTCTGGTGGCCGAAGGGGCCGTTCAGGCCGGGGAGGTGGCGGCCGCGGTCGAGGCGAGTCCGCTCGTCATCACATGTCTGACCACCTTCGAGGACACCCGCACCACCCTGGAGCCGGCCGCGTCCGCACTGTCCGGGCGTGCGCTCGTGACGTTGAACAGCGGCTCGCCCGCCGATGCCCGTGCCATGGCCGTCTGGGCGACCGGCTGCGGCGCGCGATTCCTGGCCGGAGCGGTCAAGAACGTGCCGGCGGCCGTGGGAGCGCCGGACACGCTGCTGTACTACAGCGGT is a window of Saccharopolyspora erythraea NRRL 2338 DNA encoding:
- a CDS encoding acyl-CoA synthetase; translated protein: MRDEGLGSWPARRARMTPGRVALVQGERRDTYADLARRTAALARGLRGLGVRRGDRVGYLGPNHPAYLETLFASASLGAVFVPVNTRLAAAELAYVLADAGVSVLVHTAAAGHLVDAAASPVLRERLVVDEDSYEDVAGGTGEPVAEPVGLDDPCLIMYTSGSTGRPKGAVLSHGNLTWNCVNVLVESDLSGSEVALVAAPLFHTAALGMTCLPTLLKGGTVVLMESFEPAVALELIARHRVTLLFGVPTMYDAIAAQPSWESADLSSVRTLLCGGSPVPDATIRRYLDRGLVFVQGYGMTETSPGVLILDPDAVRTKAGTAGVPSFFTDVSVVDPSGNPVAAGERGEIVVRGPNVMLGYWNQPDATDEALSGGWMHSGDVATVDEDGYITIVDRIKDLIISGGENVYPAEVESALYEHPAVELCAVVGVPDPKWGEVPRAAVVLRPGAGATADELRDHLRRHLAAYKVPKQVDFWDDLPRTGAGKIRKQAVRERLA
- a CDS encoding MarR family winged helix-turn-helix transcriptional regulator, producing MSRDGLTEPLTLYLVKRLEQVIRARMDEALRPHGLTTLQFTALTALRRRDGLSSAQLARRSFVTPQTMNEMVRWLEKHGHIERRRDPDNRRVLLITLTESGRSLLRRCDPLVEAIEAEMLGAVPAVQHPLFRQSLQLGYTALSAVDRAESAGT
- a CDS encoding PH domain-containing protein — protein: MGLFDGMMGNASRVEPQVAAQEFGRLLAPREEVHAAYQLIRDSFLFTDRRLILVDKQGMTGRKVEYHSIPYRSITHFSVETAGTFDLDAELKIWLSGTPEPITKQFGKGVDVYEVQALMSAYVAR
- a CDS encoding winged helix-turn-helix transcriptional regulator, whose translation is MSKRTYTCGLDAAIAVMGGKWKGLVLFSLGEGPLRFGELRRVVPGISERMLILQLREMEAGGLVHREVHHQVPPKVEYSLTEFGHSLNTALAPLGEWGEEHMERIEALP